In Thermoprotei archaeon, a single window of DNA contains:
- a CDS encoding GTP-binding protein, which yields MSAKRYPPEDESGNIEYKLTLSENYEDKLEKLSTQIKYRVNEGGGEALFVLGVSDDGKVVGLSEEEYRRSFELLKKAAEKVNVRVGELRTERVNHGIVAQILLRRTREGDYPICLTIPVLGNADSGKSTTIGVLVTGELDDGNGKAMRMVARYLHEIKMRRTSSIAHRLLGFDVDGKPVNYEFDSPLNEAEVYLKSFKIISFVDLAGHEKYLRTTLKGVMGHEADYSMMVIAANSGLVGTTREHFGLAAALKIPIFMVVTKIDIAPREILEETLEGIKRLVKMPSVDKIPLIIKGMDDVIVAAVNMPSGRIVPIFLISNTTGDGLALLRNFLNLLPPRVRWTEQLNEPFKMYIDEKFNVTGVGTVVSGLIIGGSVKNGDELQLGPMSNGSYKIVKVRSIQVNRVPVSSAIAGQDVTLALSGVEYDEIDKGMVLLNTSMKIRPIWSFEAKATILHHPTMIRPGYQAVLHLHSIRQSVIFEWLSKSPLRTGDTATVRLRFMYRPVYLAVNDKFVFREGRTRGLGSVTKIL from the coding sequence ATGAGTGCGAAAAGATATCCACCTGAGGATGAGAGTGGGAATATAGAGTACAAACTTACACTTAGTGAAAATTATGAGGATAAACTTGAAAAATTATCAACACAGATCAAGTATAGAGTTAATGAGGGTGGTGGTGAAGCTCTATTTGTTCTCGGTGTGTCTGATGATGGTAAAGTCGTTGGTCTCTCGGAAGAAGAATACAGGAGATCTTTTGAACTCTTAAAGAAAGCTGCTGAGAAAGTTAATGTGAGAGTAGGAGAACTGAGAACTGAAAGAGTAAATCATGGAATTGTTGCACAAATACTGTTAAGAAGAACTAGGGAGGGGGATTATCCGATCTGTTTAACAATACCAGTCCTTGGAAATGCAGATAGTGGTAAATCAACAACAATAGGTGTTCTAGTTACTGGAGAACTTGATGATGGAAATGGAAAAGCTATGAGGATGGTTGCAAGATATCTTCATGAAATAAAAATGAGACGTACATCATCCATTGCTCACAGACTCTTAGGATTTGACGTTGATGGAAAGCCAGTGAATTATGAATTTGATTCACCACTTAATGAAGCAGAAGTATACTTGAAAAGTTTCAAGATAATAAGTTTTGTCGATCTAGCTGGTCATGAAAAGTATCTTAGAACAACGTTAAAAGGTGTAATGGGTCATGAGGCTGATTATTCAATGATGGTTATAGCTGCAAATTCAGGATTAGTAGGAACCACAAGAGAACATTTTGGATTAGCGGCAGCTCTTAAAATTCCTATATTTATGGTTGTAACAAAAATTGACATAGCACCAAGAGAAATACTTGAGGAGACTCTCGAAGGTATAAAAAGACTCGTAAAAATGCCAAGTGTTGATAAAATACCACTAATAATCAAAGGTATGGACGATGTAATCGTTGCTGCGGTGAACATGCCTAGTGGAAGAATAGTCCCCATATTTTTAATCTCTAATACGACAGGAGATGGACTTGCTTTATTAAGGAATTTTCTTAATTTATTACCCCCAAGAGTACGTTGGACTGAACAGCTTAATGAACCATTTAAGATGTATATTGATGAAAAATTCAACGTAACTGGAGTAGGTACTGTAGTAAGTGGGCTAATAATAGGAGGTAGTGTGAAAAATGGTGATGAATTACAGTTGGGTCCTATGAGCAATGGGAGTTACAAAATAGTAAAAGTTCGTTCCATACAGGTGAACAGAGTCCCAGTATCTAGCGCAATAGCTGGACAAGATGTAACGCTAGCTTTGAGTGGTGTAGAATATGATGAGATAGATAAAGGCATGGTACTCCTTAACACGAGCATGAAAATACGTCCCATTTGGAGTTTTGAAGCAAAAGCAACAATACTCCATCACCCTACAATGATACGCCCCGGCTACCAAGCAGTTTTACATTTACATTCAATAAGGCAATCGGTCATTTTTGAGTGGCTGAGCAAAAGTCCGCTTAGGACTGGTGACACTGCAACAGTAAGATTACGTTTCATGTATAGACCAGTTTATTTAGCCGTTAATGACAAATTTGTTTTTAGAGAAGGCAGAACGAGAGGTTTAGGATCTGTAACTAAAATACTTTAA
- a CDS encoding DNA-directed DNA polymerase I, with amino-acid sequence MMEEKEESTEEEGEREEEEILVKGRTIYEAPQPQNTGPCYLLSVIYDGEKGCALVKLYDPESKKICYWYDNSGHKPYFYTDISPDDLRNNVKVVGHKGFDHFERVKLYDALRDKSVTMTKIVAKDPLSVGGSKDSLREIITRNWEAKIRYHHCYIYDRQLIPGLAYRIVNGNLVPMNVMLSKEMEDELIRKVLSPNELEDFEYVDALIEWTSILSYPIIDIRRVALDIEVLMETKNTLPDAEEARLSVIAVSAVGSDGLRVVHILRRNDVRDEDKKVKLEAEVKFYDNERDLLMDVFKVIADYPMVLTFNGDAFDLNYLWHRAIKLGISKEKIPIILTRDAAMVVPGVHIDLYKFFSNRAIKVYAFSNKYKDEDLEAISNALLGKGKVKIDKVVNELSYSELAAYCLHDAELTLELTMFNNSLVIVLMLLLARISRLPLEDVTRLGVSKWVQSLFYFEHRRRGYLIPNKEEIINVKGGATTAAMIKGKKYMGAKVIEPVPGVHFNVVVLDFASLYPSILKVWNLSYETIRCHHDECKIKRPIPNTPHWVCAKKRGLTSILIGVIRDLRVNWYKPKSKDKNLSQEIRFQFNVVQSAMKVILNASYGVFGAEIFALYCPPMAESTTAIGREYIESTMKRAEELKLKILYGDTDSLFIYNPIKNQLETLIKWAEEELKSDLDVDKVYRYVSFSNRKKNYFGILSDGTFEVKGLKGKKRDTPDFLKESFKNVIDILSKVNTPDDFEHAKEQLWKIVSEQYHMLKGRRITLDKLAIRAQLGKDPENYDKNTPQHVKAALMLKKYGVPVKKGMTITFVKVNRNDTNVMPVQLARIDEIDVDKYVDHMKTVYEQLLDALGIDFETLLGKGSLEGFIG; translated from the coding sequence ATGATGGAAGAAAAAGAAGAGTCCACTGAAGAGGAAGGAGAACGTGAGGAAGAAGAAATTTTGGTTAAGGGTAGGACGATCTATGAGGCTCCACAGCCGCAAAATACTGGACCTTGTTATCTTTTATCTGTAATATATGATGGTGAGAAGGGATGTGCGTTAGTTAAACTTTATGATCCTGAGTCGAAGAAGATTTGCTATTGGTATGATAATTCTGGTCATAAGCCTTATTTTTATACTGATATTTCTCCTGATGATTTGCGCAATAATGTTAAAGTTGTCGGTCATAAGGGGTTTGATCATTTTGAAAGAGTTAAGCTTTATGATGCACTTAGGGATAAAAGTGTAACAATGACAAAGATTGTTGCTAAGGATCCTCTTTCTGTTGGTGGTAGTAAGGATTCATTGCGTGAGATTATCACCAGAAATTGGGAGGCAAAAATTAGGTATCATCATTGTTATATTTATGATAGACAGCTAATACCTGGTTTAGCGTATCGCATAGTTAATGGAAATTTAGTTCCTATGAATGTGATGTTATCTAAAGAGATGGAAGATGAGCTTATTAGGAAAGTGTTATCTCCCAATGAATTGGAGGATTTTGAGTATGTAGACGCTCTTATTGAATGGACTTCAATACTTAGCTATCCTATTATAGATATTAGACGAGTAGCTCTTGACATAGAAGTTTTAATGGAAACGAAGAACACGTTACCAGACGCTGAAGAGGCAAGATTATCTGTGATAGCAGTATCTGCTGTAGGTAGTGATGGGTTGAGGGTTGTTCATATCTTAAGACGTAACGATGTGCGAGATGAAGATAAAAAAGTTAAACTTGAGGCAGAGGTTAAATTTTATGATAATGAACGTGACCTTCTGATGGATGTCTTCAAGGTTATCGCTGATTATCCTATGGTTTTAACTTTTAATGGTGATGCATTTGATCTTAATTATCTTTGGCATAGAGCTATAAAACTTGGCATATCTAAAGAAAAAATTCCTATAATACTTACACGTGATGCTGCTATGGTTGTTCCAGGCGTGCACATAGATCTTTATAAGTTCTTTAGTAATAGGGCAATAAAAGTTTATGCTTTTAGTAATAAATATAAGGATGAGGATTTAGAGGCAATTTCTAACGCTTTATTGGGTAAGGGAAAAGTTAAAATCGATAAAGTTGTTAACGAGCTTAGTTATAGTGAGTTAGCAGCATACTGTCTTCATGATGCTGAACTCACACTGGAATTAACTATGTTTAATAATAGTTTAGTTATTGTTCTTATGCTACTACTTGCACGAATATCACGATTACCACTCGAGGATGTAACTAGACTGGGCGTATCTAAGTGGGTTCAAAGTCTGTTCTATTTTGAGCATAGAAGGAGAGGTTATCTTATACCTAATAAAGAGGAGATAATAAATGTTAAGGGTGGTGCTACCACAGCTGCTATGATCAAGGGTAAAAAGTACATGGGTGCTAAAGTTATAGAACCTGTACCTGGTGTTCATTTTAATGTGGTCGTACTTGATTTTGCCTCACTTTATCCTTCAATATTAAAAGTTTGGAATCTATCATATGAGACTATCAGATGTCATCATGATGAGTGTAAGATTAAGCGTCCTATACCTAATACTCCGCATTGGGTATGTGCTAAAAAGAGAGGATTAACTAGCATTCTTATAGGTGTAATAAGAGATCTAAGAGTTAATTGGTATAAGCCTAAATCAAAAGATAAGAACTTATCTCAAGAGATCAGATTCCAATTTAATGTTGTCCAATCAGCCATGAAAGTCATTCTTAATGCTTCATACGGTGTATTTGGTGCAGAGATTTTTGCCTTATATTGTCCACCTATGGCTGAAAGCACAACTGCTATTGGTAGGGAATATATCGAGAGTACGATGAAAAGGGCTGAAGAACTCAAATTAAAAATACTATATGGTGATACCGATTCGTTATTCATTTATAATCCAATTAAGAATCAGTTGGAAACTCTGATAAAATGGGCTGAGGAGGAATTAAAAAGTGATCTTGATGTAGATAAGGTTTATAGGTACGTTTCATTTTCTAACAGGAAAAAGAATTACTTTGGAATATTATCTGATGGGACTTTTGAAGTTAAAGGATTAAAGGGTAAAAAGAGGGATACACCAGATTTTCTTAAAGAGTCCTTTAAGAATGTGATAGATATACTCTCAAAGGTTAACACGCCGGACGATTTTGAGCACGCAAAAGAACAACTTTGGAAAATCGTAAGTGAGCAGTATCATATGTTAAAAGGTAGGCGAATAACTCTCGATAAACTTGCCATAAGGGCACAACTTGGAAAAGACCCCGAAAATTATGATAAAAATACTCCACAACATGTTAAAGCTGCATTAATGCTTAAAAAATATGGAGTGCCTGTTAAAAAAGGTATGACAATTACATTTGTTAAAGTGAATAGAAACGATACGAACGTAATGCCTGTTCAATTAGCACGAATCGATGAAATAGATGTAGATAAATACGTTGATCATATGAAAACAGTATATGAACAACTGCTTGATGCACTAGGAATAGACTTTGAGACGCTCCTAGGTAAAGGTTCCTTAGAAGGCTTTATAGGTTGA
- a CDS encoding twin-arginine translocase TatA/TatE family subunit — MEWIVIGIIVIALIIWGPSKIPELARALGRAKKEYVKAAEEDKSETEKIAQKQTSDDRLIEVAKSLGIDTEGKTTDQIAKEIIEKTKGKKS, encoded by the coding sequence ATGGAATGGATTGTAATTGGTATTATAGTAATAGCACTGATAATCTGGGGACCGAGTAAAATACCAGAACTAGCCCGCGCATTAGGACGTGCAAAAAAAGAATATGTGAAAGCAGCGGAGGAGGATAAATCCGAGACAGAAAAGATAGCTCAAAAACAAACAAGTGATGATAGGTTAATAGAGGTTGCAAAGAGTCTTGGAATTGATACAGAAGGTAAGACTACAGATCAAATTGCTAAAGAGATAATAGAGAAAACAAAAGGTAAAAAGAGTTAA
- a CDS encoding twin-arginine translocase subunit TatC has translation MVKDKEMSLLEHLEELRQRLKVIITSLIISTVVFLVFPANPYDLLNPETWVSGLYKPLIGEILIQIRNYVAPADLKIISLGVGAPLEIYLLASLLFGFIVTSPIIGYEIYKYIDPALYPHERQAVYPFVTAFTVLFIAGALFGFFVLAPFVIWTVIPFSQFVGSEPVLSVSDFYSVIFVTIAFSGIGFTFPAIFVLLVRLGITNTSIITKNRRYFYAALYIITAIITPDGGPLADLALFIPMAVMMEITVHIAKKYEKQQAVSIEEPMKSGKSCKFCGYLLKNNEIFCPKCGRSQI, from the coding sequence ATGGTAAAGGATAAAGAGATGAGTTTACTAGAGCACTTAGAAGAACTTAGACAGAGGCTTAAAGTGATTATTACATCTCTCATAATCTCAACAGTTGTTTTTCTTGTATTTCCTGCGAATCCTTATGACCTATTAAATCCAGAGACTTGGGTGAGTGGATTATATAAGCCATTAATAGGCGAGATCTTAATTCAGATTAGGAATTATGTTGCGCCAGCTGATTTAAAAATCATAAGCTTGGGCGTAGGAGCACCGTTAGAGATATACCTCTTGGCATCATTACTATTCGGTTTTATTGTAACTTCTCCGATAATAGGTTATGAAATATATAAGTACATTGATCCAGCACTATATCCTCATGAAAGACAGGCAGTATATCCATTCGTAACAGCTTTTACAGTATTATTTATAGCGGGAGCACTATTTGGATTCTTTGTACTAGCTCCTTTTGTGATTTGGACTGTAATACCATTTTCACAATTTGTTGGATCTGAGCCGGTATTGTCAGTATCCGATTTTTATTCGGTTATATTTGTTACAATAGCATTTAGTGGAATAGGGTTCACATTCCCAGCGATATTTGTTCTTTTAGTGAGATTAGGGATAACAAATACGTCAATAATAACAAAAAATAGAAGATATTTTTATGCTGCGTTGTACATAATTACAGCAATAATTACTCCAGATGGTGGTCCATTAGCGGATTTAGCGTTATTTATTCCAATGGCAGTTATGATGGAAATCACTGTTCATATAGCTAAGAAGTATGAAAAACAACAAGCAGTGAGTATAGAAGAACCAATGAAAAGTGGAAAATCATGTAAGTTTTGTGGATACTTGCTAAAAAATAATGAAATATTTTGTCCTAAATGTGGTAGATCTCAAATTTAG
- a CDS encoding adenosylcobalamin-dependent ribonucleoside-diphosphate reductase: protein MAVQLRVTKVVKRDGRVVDFDPSRIENAIKKAMVSVRKYDETTLHSVVLYVLRMIDERFGESGVYPHVEEIQDIVELALVKHGLYEVAKAYILYRKERENIRKEKMLLLERDYIDEVDKSLSLNAIRLLASRYLLRDENGKLIEGPKQMFQRVAALVVIPDILYDEKIFDKNGKQPIHAFEEFNPVMWKHKIGLGKNTSGYMITWNEYHLERMKSLYDELNTQGKMKVSWSQFWDMLLKGEFDKYYDNYLKYYNLMIEKKFLPNSPTLFNAGARLGQLSACFVLDINDDIESIMDTAKDAAIIFKSGGGVGVNFSKLRPEGDIVFSTRGVASGPVSFMRIIDTVTDVIKQGGKRRGANMGILEIWHPDIEKFITSKISETAFVNYNISVMITPDFWEYYESGKPYPLRNPRDGKVWKEVDPKKIFHMIAEMAWKTGDPGVIFFDNINKRNVFKKALGYVRCTNPCGEEPLYPYESCNLGSINLYAFIDFRDDKGVFNWEKFREAVKVAAHFLDNIIDVNKYPSKKINDATKLTRKIGLGYMGLADALFALKIPYNSEEGFSFIRRITENLTYYAMKASIEHAKERGPFPIYNQTSYVDGEMPFDGFYHREYWTLDWDELAKEIAKYGIRNAEVSTVAPTGSISMIFDVSSGIEPQFALVYEKRVTVGAFFYTDIEFERQLKERALYDERILKKISDNGGSAQGINEIPEDIRKVFLVAYDIPWWDHIRAEAEAKIWICASISKTINMPSWVTIEDVEKAYLFSYKLGLKSITIYRDGSKSAQVLITPSQKSGVYVTLTENNTLKLMQSLGIDITNLLNSRSSVRAEIEKNVIKTKGLDTAFILEPKPKEKEKIEMCPECGSKRLIYEDDCIKCLDCGWIACPVS, encoded by the coding sequence ATGGCAGTGCAACTGAGAGTAACAAAGGTTGTAAAGAGAGATGGTAGAGTTGTTGATTTCGATCCATCTAGGATTGAGAATGCTATCAAGAAAGCAATGGTTAGTGTTAGAAAGTATGATGAGACTACACTTCATAGTGTGGTTTTATATGTATTACGCATGATTGATGAACGTTTTGGCGAGAGTGGAGTATACCCACATGTTGAAGAAATTCAAGATATCGTTGAACTTGCTTTAGTTAAGCATGGTCTTTATGAGGTTGCGAAGGCATACATTCTCTATAGAAAGGAAAGAGAAAATATTAGGAAGGAGAAGATGCTTTTACTCGAGAGAGATTATATAGATGAAGTCGATAAGAGTCTTAGCCTTAATGCAATAAGACTTCTCGCATCACGATACTTACTGCGTGATGAGAATGGAAAATTGATTGAAGGTCCTAAACAAATGTTTCAGCGTGTTGCTGCTTTGGTAGTGATACCTGATATACTTTATGACGAGAAAATATTTGATAAAAATGGTAAACAGCCAATCCATGCTTTTGAAGAATTTAATCCTGTGATGTGGAAACATAAGATTGGTTTAGGGAAAAACACATCAGGATATATGATAACATGGAATGAGTATCATTTAGAACGCATGAAATCCTTATATGATGAGTTAAATACACAGGGTAAAATGAAAGTTTCATGGTCTCAGTTTTGGGACATGCTTTTAAAAGGAGAATTTGATAAATACTATGATAACTACCTTAAGTACTATAATCTCATGATTGAGAAGAAGTTCTTGCCAAACTCACCAACTCTCTTTAACGCTGGTGCTAGACTTGGGCAACTCTCTGCATGTTTTGTATTAGATATAAATGATGATATAGAATCGATAATGGATACTGCAAAAGATGCAGCGATAATATTTAAATCAGGTGGTGGTGTTGGTGTTAATTTTTCTAAATTAAGGCCTGAAGGTGATATAGTTTTTTCAACAAGAGGCGTTGCATCAGGTCCTGTAAGTTTCATGAGAATTATTGATACAGTAACAGATGTAATAAAGCAAGGTGGAAAGCGCCGTGGAGCGAACATGGGAATTCTTGAAATATGGCATCCGGATATCGAGAAATTTATTACCTCCAAAATAAGTGAGACAGCATTCGTGAACTACAATATTTCTGTAATGATAACCCCAGATTTTTGGGAATACTATGAATCTGGCAAACCATATCCTCTTAGGAATCCAAGGGATGGAAAAGTATGGAAAGAGGTCGATCCTAAAAAGATATTCCACATGATTGCAGAAATGGCATGGAAAACTGGCGATCCAGGTGTAATATTCTTTGATAACATAAATAAGAGAAACGTATTTAAAAAAGCATTGGGTTATGTAAGGTGCACTAATCCATGCGGTGAAGAACCATTATATCCTTATGAATCATGTAATTTGGGTTCTATAAACTTATACGCTTTTATTGATTTTAGGGATGATAAGGGTGTTTTTAATTGGGAAAAGTTTAGAGAGGCAGTAAAAGTTGCTGCACACTTCTTAGATAATATTATAGACGTGAATAAATATCCCAGTAAGAAAATAAATGATGCCACAAAACTTACTAGAAAAATCGGTTTAGGCTACATGGGATTAGCAGACGCATTATTCGCCCTAAAAATACCTTATAATAGTGAAGAAGGCTTTTCATTCATAAGAAGGATTACTGAAAACCTCACTTACTATGCTATGAAAGCCTCAATAGAGCATGCCAAAGAAAGGGGGCCGTTTCCTATTTATAATCAAACTAGTTATGTTGATGGTGAAATGCCTTTCGATGGATTTTATCATAGAGAGTATTGGACCTTAGACTGGGACGAACTAGCTAAAGAAATAGCCAAGTATGGGATTAGAAATGCTGAGGTCTCTACAGTTGCCCCCACAGGTTCTATATCCATGATTTTCGATGTATCATCCGGTATAGAACCTCAATTTGCTTTAGTCTATGAGAAAAGAGTCACAGTTGGAGCATTCTTTTATACAGATATAGAATTCGAAAGGCAATTAAAAGAGAGAGCGTTATACGATGAGAGAATACTGAAGAAAATCTCCGATAATGGAGGATCAGCACAAGGTATTAATGAAATACCTGAAGACATAAGAAAAGTATTCCTTGTAGCTTACGACATACCTTGGTGGGATCATATAAGGGCTGAAGCTGAGGCAAAAATATGGATATGCGCATCCATAAGCAAGACAATAAACATGCCAAGCTGGGTTACAATAGAAGATGTAGAAAAGGCATATTTATTCAGTTATAAGCTTGGCCTAAAAAGTATTACAATCTACAGGGACGGCTCTAAAAGTGCACAAGTACTAATAACACCATCACAGAAATCTGGCGTATATGTAACACTGACAGAGAATAATACACTAAAACTTATGCAATCTCTAGGAATAGACATTACAAACCTTTTGAACTCTAGGAGTTCGGTTAGAGCAGAAATTGAAAAGAATGTTATAAAAACAAAAGGTCTTGATACAGCATTCATACTAGAACCTAAACCAAAAGAAAAAGAAAAGATCGAAATGTGTCCAGAATGCGGAAGTAAACGCCTCATTTACGAGGATGATTGCATAAAATGTTTAGATTGCGGATGGATAGCGTGCCCAGTAAGCTAA